Proteins found in one Candidatus Poribacteria bacterium genomic segment:
- a CDS encoding bifunctional hydroxymethylpyrimidine kinase/phosphomethylpyrimidine kinase: MSIVVVGSVALDSIETPYGKLERALGGSATYFSIAASFFHPVRLVAIVGEDFSSEHIELLKSHGVDLEGLVRAKGKTFHWKGRYNDLNVAETLSTELNVYADFDPELPDSYRNSEYIFLANINPDLQLKVLEQVRSPKLVACDTMNLWINTALDELKEVLRRVDLLILNDSEAKMIAGEENLITASKKLLELGPDRVIVKKGEHGAISLTSETFFAIPAYPVERVVDPTGAGDSFAGGVIGYLASRGRTDEGSWRKAIAYGTVLASFNVEDFSLRKLSSISREDIERRLDRLHQMTRF, translated from the coding sequence ATGAGCATAGTGGTCGTCGGATCGGTCGCCCTCGATTCCATCGAGACCCCTTATGGCAAGCTCGAAAGAGCCCTTGGCGGATCGGCCACATACTTCTCAATCGCCGCTAGCTTCTTCCATCCCGTCAGACTTGTGGCGATCGTCGGCGAGGATTTCTCATCCGAGCATATCGAACTGCTTAAATCGCACGGCGTGGATTTGGAGGGATTGGTCAGGGCGAAGGGCAAAACCTTCCACTGGAAGGGGCGGTATAACGACCTTAACGTGGCCGAGACTTTATCGACGGAACTGAACGTCTACGCCGACTTCGATCCCGAACTGCCTGATAGCTATCGTAACTCCGAATATATCTTTCTGGCTAACATCAATCCCGATCTTCAACTGAAGGTGCTTGAGCAGGTCAGATCCCCGAAATTAGTGGCCTGCGACACGATGAACCTGTGGATCAACACCGCTCTGGATGAGCTTAAGGAGGTTCTCAGGCGGGTCGATCTGCTCATACTCAACGATTCTGAGGCGAAGATGATCGCCGGAGAGGAGAACCTGATAACGGCCTCCAAGAAGCTACTGGAGCTCGGTCCCGATAGGGTGATCGTTAAAAAAGGAGAGCACGGGGCCATATCCTTGACATCGGAGACTTTTTTTGCCATACCTGCCTATCCCGTCGAAAGGGTTGTGGATCCGACGGGAGCCGGTGACTCCTTTGCCGGCGGTGTCATCGGATATCTCGCCTCAAGGGGGCGGACCGATGAGGGAAGCTGGCGTAAGGCGATCGCATATGGAACGGTGCTTGCTTCCTTCAACGTTGAGGATTTCAGTCTCAGGAAGCTCTCATCGATCTCAAGGGAGGATATCGAGAGGCGGCTCGATCGATTGCATCAGATGACGAGGTTCTAG
- a CDS encoding homocysteine S-methyltransferase family protein has protein sequence ALAQGGVDLIFIETMMDPNEAAAAVKAAKKVCDLPVFASMSYNVDKKGFRTMMGTSPEQAVKILIEAGADVVGANCGDVLASMMPSLIRQMKEAGAKLVVVEPNAGVPRIIDGRTVFPQTPQEMARSVPEMIEAGADVIGGCCGTTPEYIRLIARIVKGERK, from the coding sequence GAGCTTTAGCTCAGGGCGGTGTAGATCTGATATTCATAGAGACGATGATGGATCCGAACGAAGCAGCCGCCGCCGTCAAAGCGGCTAAGAAAGTCTGCGATCTACCCGTCTTCGCCTCGATGAGCTATAACGTGGATAAAAAGGGGTTTAGAACGATGATGGGGACCTCACCGGAACAGGCCGTTAAAATACTGATCGAGGCGGGCGCGGACGTCGTGGGGGCAAACTGTGGAGATGTGCTTGCATCGATGATGCCATCCCTCATCCGTCAGATGAAAGAGGCCGGAGCGAAACTGGTTGTGGTCGAACCGAACGCCGGGGTGCCCAGGATAATCGACGGCAGAACCGTTTTCCCTCAGACGCCCCAGGAGATGGCCAGGAGCGTCCCTGAGATGATCGAGGCGGGCGCGGATGTGATCGGCGGCTGTTGCGGCACCACACCTGAGTACATCCGCCTTATCGCCCGGATCGTGAAAGGTGAACGAAAATGA